The genomic window CTGGGATTAGTTGGCTCCTGGGAGGCTCCAGGTTCTTCACGCAACCCTCTGTACAGATGCCAGGAATTTGGGTGAGTGCAGGCAGCTCTCCTGTGCTGTAGTCACATGAGGTGGAGTCCTGGCCAATCAGGAGTCAGAGAGGTGTATATAAGAGAGTGCAGGCAGCTCTCTCACTATGGTACTCCTGCGGGTACACTCAAGCAGTTGCTCCTCCTAAGAACTTCATCTCCGCTTATACAAAGGACATACTCAAGGTATGTACTGAAAGCTTCTATTCATTACTCTATGCTATGAAACTGAGAGGCATTCATCATGGATAGTATATGGCTTGGGTAGATCTGATGTATGTTACAGGCATGATTTCTATATCCAGTGGGCAGAGGTAACTGTACAATATACAGGCAGCACTTGTTCAAGACAATGATATTGGCTTTTGTTACAAAGGGCTGTATTACAGATACTTCCATGGATATTAGTTGGTGTTAAAATAAATTACATGCTGTTGGTACATAATGTAAATTAATCTTTTCAttgacatattatatatatatatatatatatatatatatatatatatatatatatatatatatatataatgagagaGATCTACTGGCGATAATATATCAAGTGCATAATCCCACCTGACAATGCAAGTAATCTCAATATTTAGCTAACTTTTGCTGGTATACATAACCTCAGCTTAAATTGAGATAAAGATTGTTTTAAACTTTATGAAGGTCATTCCTCTATGATCTCATTAACCCTGCAGAAAAGTATCACTGCACTAACAGGGAGGGAACACACCAGTATTACATGGAGGGTTGAGTGGCTTCAGCTTGTTAGCTAGAATGTATCATTTCTAGTAATATTGATGAATATATAAGAGCCTAAAAAGCATTCTGCTCGATAACTCACATACACAGTTAGTGATATTAATGGAGATCAATGTATACAAGCAATCACATGAACATGGTTTACCAGTATGTGTCATGTAAGAatggtctatagcagtggtctccaacctgcggacctccagatgttgcaaaactacaactcccagcatgcccggacagccaacggctgtccgggcatgctgggagttgcagttttgcagcatctggaggtccgcaggttggagaccactagtctATAGTATCTAGTCTATAGAATTCAATGGTAGGGAGTGATGTTTCAGTCATTCATGGGCAGAGCAGAATGACTTTTTGTCCTAACTACTCTTTACTGGTctgtaaggctgagttcacatatgtcAGATATCCGGCATAGGACTTAAATCTCAATGAAACTGATGCTATGactgatgacaatgtgcatcagttgACACCAGTTGTATAGGATCTAGTGTCCATTGTTTCTAGCACTGGAAAGGGGAACGCAGCAAACTGCATTCTCATGcccggtgccctccggcatgtccaaccatccggcgtcaaaattgggaGGCTGAATGGGATCGGTACTAGcatgccggacgcctgatatatgtgaacccagcctaacttaggTTTTCATTATGAAAAGATTATTACATAGATCTGTATACCCAGGCAGTCTCGGGTTCTTTAAATGGAACATGTCCCTTGCTCATAATGCAATATCATCCATGGCAGCAGCTTTAGTTATTGAAGTGGGTGCACAAGTAATCAATATGTTAAAGAACCTGTCACTTAGGTTAGGCTGCCCTCACCAATAATACAATTTCAATCATGCCAGCAGCTTCAGCTATTGAAGTGGGTGCACAAGGAAGCAATATGTTACAAGAGAACTTTTCCCTTAGGTTATGCTGCCCTAACATAGGAAAAGGCACACTTTTCAGCAGTTtgtcccttagggtgcattcccacacggcgtatttgctgctgcgtattttattttctctgttgaagtcaatgggtaggaaaatacgcagcaaaatacgccgtgtgggaatgtacccttacacTGAAATGTACTACAGGTTTAGAGCACCTACACCCAAAAGCAGACAGTGCATGTCCAGAGAAGATTCCCCACTGCTTTTGCCCCCATCGATGATTGACAGATTTTTTTCCTATCACTGCATAGGAAGAAATCTGTCAATCATTAGCAGGGGAGCTGGGAAAGCAGCAGAATGTGTTGTCAGATAagtcatttggcccatctagtctgagcaatattctgactatgaatagtccctggccttatctcatatgaaggatagccttatgtctatcccatgcatgttcaaATTTATTCACTGTATGTGCATGTTCCACTTCTActagaaggctattccatgcatccactattcTTTCAGTAAAGTAATTATCCTACTGGGCAGTAATAATCATACTGCCGGGCAATCGTGATAGGAATACAGAACCTCATAAGACGACCAgctaaaattgcacaaaaaaaaaagctcttttAGGGGATTGGTTTTGGAAAAGAATACGGCCAGTATACATTATATGTGGTGCAGCTCAAAATTGGTCACAAATCTGGTCAAGGGGATGGTcttctcatgggggggggggtcttttatAGAGGTTTTACTGTATAATAAAACACAATCTGTGTCATGTATAAAACctcaaaaatgaagaaaaatccaTCTTTACTAGTTCTGTCGAACGTCTAGTATTCCAAACCTTTGCCATCTGGCCAAGACAAACATTATCTTATGTCTTACTGGATATTATGTATGTGAACAGCCATTTAAGAACTTGTCATTACATAAAAGGACATTTTATATAGCCATCATCAAAGGCCAGAAGAGTTATTATTGCTAGATGGCTTGGTAATGGGCTTCACACTACGCTATGGGATTTCACTTTAATTCCAGTCTTTGAAGAAGTTATGGTTCATGCCTTCCCAACTGTGAACTTTAAAGCCTCTTGCAATTAAAGTAACATGTATCAATCCTCATCAAGTTACAAAGACAATAAGAATACAATACTAAGAATGTAAACCACTAGCGTTTGTCTTTATGACTTTGACATAAGTGAAATGGTGTACATTTATCATTATCACACATACCTTTCATAATACATTGTCAACTTGATTTCATTCAAACCTGAGGCAATTACTTCTACATAGATTAAAGTTATGTCATCATCGTAATCATTTAATAGACTGATGTCTTTATGTTTTACACTATAATAGTACAATACTCTACTGTTTTCTGTAAAACATGATCATATTGTTTCTTATTGTTGTCTTAATATTCGTCCTTATGTTTTTTCTTAGTCAACATGATTGATTTGGTCAGCTCCTTTGGTGTGATATCTACCACAGAGGTTCTTATTGCCTCTGTGGTGTTCTCAGTCATCTTCCTGTTCATCaagaacaccagaaaaaatgtcCCAGAAGGAACAAAGCCAGTGCCAGGACCAATGCCGTTGCCACTGATTGGGAACTTGCTCTCACTAGGCAAGAACCCACACCTTAGCCTAACCAAGATGAGTGAGACCTATGGAGATGTGCTTCAAATCCAGATTGGCACAAAGCCTGTTTTAGTGCTAAGTGGACTGGAAACACTCCGACAAGCCCTACTGAAGAAAGGTGATGTGTTTAATGCACGTCCAGACCTTTTTACATTTCGCCTGGTTGGTGACGGACAGAGTCTGACATTCAGTCAAGATTCTGGTGAAGTATGGCATGCACGCCGTAGACTGGCACATAATTCTCTCAAAACCTTTGCCATCTCTCCCTCTTTGGCATATTCAGGCAGGACTCTAGTGGAAGACCATATATCTAAAGAAGCCGATTATCTACTGAGGAAATTCCAACAGCTAATTGAAGAGAAAGGTGAATTTGACCCTTTTAGATATGTGGTTGTTTCTGTGGCTAATGTCATTTGTGCAATGTGCTTTGGAAAGCGATACAGCCACGAAGACCAAGAATTTCTAGACATAGTCAACTTGACGAATGAGTTTGGAGCAGCTGCTGCATCAGGAAATCCAGCTGATTTCATCCCTATTCTTCAATATTTACCAAGTCGCACCATGAAGAACTTTATTGAAATCAATAAGAAGTTTACAGGGTTCACACAGAAAAATGTTAAGGAACACTACAGAACCTTGGATAATGTAAGTATCTGCATTA from Hyla sarda isolate aHylSar1 unplaced genomic scaffold, aHylSar1.hap1 scaffold_3216, whole genome shotgun sequence includes these protein-coding regions:
- the LOC130329798 gene encoding cytochrome P450 1A1-like; translation: MIDLVSSFGVISTTEVLIASVVFSVIFLFIKNTRKNVPEGTKPVPGPMPLPLIGNLLSLGKNPHLSLTKMSETYGDVLQIQIGTKPVLVLSGLETLRQALLKKGDVFNARPDLFTFRLVGDGQSLTFSQDSGEVWHARRRLAHNSLKTFAISPSLAYSGRTLVEDHISKEADYLLRKFQQLIEEKGEFDPFRYVVVSVANVICAMCFGKRYSHEDQEFLDIVNLTNEFGAAAASGNPADFIPILQYLPSRTMKNFIEINKKFTGFTQKNVKEHYRTLDNNSIRDITDSLIQHSQERKLDENLNVQLTEQKIVNIVNDLFGAGFDTITTALSWCLIYLVANPEIQEKIQKELDQVIGRERRPKFSDRAQLPYTEAFILEMFRHSSFLPFTIPHCTTSDTVLNGYFIPKGLCVLINQWQVNHDPTLWKDPFSFCPERFLNEDGSSINKIETEKVLIFGLGKRRCVGEAIGRMEVFLFLTILLQQMQFSKQEGQKLDMSPTYGLTMKHKRYLLTAKLRFPMMATD